Within Caproicibacterium argilliputei, the genomic segment TTTGGTGGCTTTCAAAGTGTGTATGGAATTTCTTTTGTGTCTTAGTGTTCTTTATCTTGGTTTGGGGTGAAACATTACTTTTTTGTATCTTACAAGGTTTCAAAGTATCATTGTCCTTGCATGCGACTTTTTTATCTTCCATTATTGGTTCTTCTTTAGACGGCAGCGGCTACTTGTTTCCTTTGCTCCTTTGTTTATTTGTAATTACTCCGTTGGTTATGTATGCATTAAGTATGCTGCAAATGGTTTTGACTTTATGGCTGAAGCCAATTGTTAGTTATGCAATTACCATCGGGATTCTAATTCTGTCGGCCTATATATTTTCTCCATCGTTCATCGGGAATTATGCAATGCCAGTTCGCAACGCCGCATTTGTTGAGGGGGGAGTAAACGGTACAGTGGGTTTGTGGTTTGCAGCAGCGCTAATTGTCATTTCAGTAATCATTGGAGTTTTCCGTTTTCGGAAATATGATATTTTACCAGTTGAATAAGGAGCAAACAGTGATGACAACAATTGAATGTAAGTCGGTGACGAAAGTCATTAAAAAGAATACAGTAATTGACCATATTTCTTTATCTATGCATTCTGGAAAGATATACGGCTTGCAGGGGATCAATGGTTCCGGTAAAACAATGCTTATGCGTTTGATTTCCGGATTGATTTATCCAACCGAAGGAGAAGTATTCATTAACGGAAAATGTTTGGGCAAAGAAATAACCTTTCCGGAAAGCCTCGGTTTGCTTTTAGAAAATCCTGCATTTTTGGACAACTATACAGGGCTGCAAAACCTTTGCCAGTTGGCATCCATCAAGCAGTTAGTAACAAAAGAACATATTCGTTCTGTTATACAGGAAGTTGGTCTGGATCCGGACGATCCTAAAAAATATAAAAAGTATTCTTTGGGTATGAAGCAACGTATCGGAATTGCGGCGGCTTATATGGAATTGCCGGATATTGTGATTATGGATGAACCTACAAATGCCTTGGATACAACCGGTATCGAACTTGTTAAAAATATTTTACAGGAGCAAAAAAAGCGGGATGCATTGGTAATTATATCTTGCCATGACCTGTCCATATTGCGCAGCATGTCTGACGAGATTTTCTTATTATGTGCCGGTCATGTGCAAGACCATATTGAAGCTCCGTTTGAAAAGGAAGTATCGGCATGAAGAAGAGAGTATTTGCTGTATTGGCGGTTATGCTTGCCCTCTTTGCCTGTGCCGGGCGGATTGCTTATGTCAATGGAACAGCCGAAAAAGCTCCGAAGACATCCTATTATGTAAAAGGGGAAGAATTGTCGATCGGGAAAAATATATTCGACAAATATATAGATGGCGAGCAAGCGGATGGCTATTATGTAATATTGACCAATGCCAAATTAGTGCCTATCGAAGAATTCTTGCAGGAATATAAACTTACGAAAGAGAAAGCAATGCCAAAAGCATTAAGAGCCGAAAAGGAAAACACAATGCCGGCGGTCGATTATATTTATGAAGTAAAAATACACGTTACAAATAAAACAAATGCTCTGGTAGGGAAAGCAGGAATTAACTTAATGCGATGGGACCTTCTTGCAACAGACTTTTCCGTGCAAATACAGCAGGAATTGTATACATGCTTGAACCCTTTTGCGAAAGGTTCCTTGACCTTTTCTGTAAAGAAGGGAGCTTCGCGTGACTTTATTCTACCCTATGGTATTTGCTCCAGTGTGATTTCTCCAGAAAAGCTGAAACAACGCAATCCCTCTGTTATTATATCTGAATATCCCGTTCGAAAAATGATAAAACTTGTTTAAAATATTGGATTTAATGTAAATAAAAGAGAAAACCCATATCGTTTATCGCCAATTTACCATCACTTATCGTTTTGGTGTTGACTTTCGCGGGAAAAAGGTGTATAAAAAATATAAAGAAATGGAAAACAAAACAATCAGTAAATTCCTATTTTTAACTGGTGCTTGTAATCGTTCCGTACTTTTCAACGGTCGAAAAAGCGCAGAATGTTTTACATAATATTTACGCAGTCCCAAATAAAACAACGATGTGAAAAAAGGAGAGATTCATCATGAGCAAAAAGCAGTCTAAGTTATCTGGTATCGTAGCAACAGTTGGCGCAGTAGCTCTTATGGCGAGTATGGCGGCTCCGGTATTTGCATCATCCACAATAGGTTGGAGTAGAAATTTGAATCCCCTTAGTGCTGAAACGCATATTACAAGCGGACAGATTTCGAAGAATGGTGCCGGTACATACAGTGTTTGGATTGATAGTATTCAGTTTGGTAAAGCTTATTTTTGGGTTGCAGGAAGTAATGGCTCCCCAATCGGATATAATACAATCCTTCCTAAGGACAATGGCGGGACATCCACTACTTTGCGCTATTTTGCTAGACAATCACAGGGTGCGACCGTAAATCTCCGTGGCAAATCTGCTACAGGTAGCGTGTCGTTCAATTATGTAACTGGTCGTGTGAACTTTGGATAATTAGATTCATATTTTTGCATCGAAGTAAAGAGAAACTCTGTTTTCTCTTTACTTCCTTGTTTTTTAAGGAGGAAATTTATGTGAAAAAGATATTAAAACTACAATTCTATAATATGCTGCGGGGAAAGTCGTTCTATTTTGCATTACTGCTGATGTGCGGGTTAACAGCTGCCTTTATGCTGCAGTCCATATCTACGTTCATCAATCTGGATCAGACATTGCTGCGTCCGGCATGGTATCTATGGTATCAAAACGCGGTTCAAAGTCTTATGGACAGAGGAAGCACATCTGGTTATATGACACTTCTTGGCATGACAGGTTTTTTGCTCCTGCCGTTTGTGGCGGTATTGGGCTATGGTGCAAGCTACTACGATGGCTTGAAAACCGGAACGGTGAAAAGTGTCTTATCAAGAACCTCGCAAAAAGCGTACTTTGTGTCTGGGGCAATCGTTACCTTTACCGGTGCGTTCCTCGTGATTCTGATTCCATACGTGTTTGAACAAATGATTCTGCTGATTCTATGTGCAGGGGCACCACAGCAAAATGCAGCGGCGTTGTCTCCGGTTATGGATAATTGGGGGTATTGGCTGGATGTACCGGAGTTCCTTTGGTCGCTGCAAATGAATCATCCGGTTTTATTTGACCTGCTTTGCTGCTTGAATCCTGCCATGGTTGGCGGCGCTTTTGCAGTCCTCACATATTCTCTCTCTTTATTCATACATAAAAATCGTTTTTTAGTGCTCACGCTGCCTGGTATTCTGCTTTGGTTTTTGGCGGACTATGTGATTGGTATGACGAAGCTAACGGGAAAGGTAACCACGCTTTCTTCCCTTGTACAATTTTCATCTATGGATACCTATGTTCTTTGGCCGGTTTATGTGCTTGTCCTGCTGCTCATTAGCGATATTTTAATATATTTCAAGTGTCATGTAAAAAAGGATGTGCTGGAATGAAGCAAAAGAAAGTATTGCGTTGCTTTTTGTACTGTGTCCTTGCAATTTTGGCTTTTTTTCTGCTTTTGTATCAACAGGGGAGCATGCCGCTGGATCCGCATATGGATACCTATTTTTTGCAGGTGTTTGGCGGTGTGCGGGTAGATACCACAGATACTTCGGTGATTCTGAGCGTTTTCTTTTATAACATCCCGTGGATTTTGTTTTTGTATGTCTTTGCATCGCTTTTCCAAAAAGACTTTGAGGTACAGTATGTGTATGTGTTTACACGCATTGGCAGTAAGCAGAGATGGCTGCGGCAAAAGACAGCCGAACTGTTTTTGCACATTTGTATTTCGTGGGGCCTGCTGTTTGTGGCGGCCTTTGCGTTTGGCGCGGGGTTTGGGTTCGCCCTGCGCGGGTCGGCGCTGCTTTATATAGAGATTTTTGTGTTGCAGGTGCTTGGACTGTTTACGCTGTCCTTTGCACAAAATCTGCTTTCTATGAAAATGGGAATTACACAGTCCTATATCCTTGCACTTTGCTGTTATGCGCTGGCAATTATAGCAGGTGTTCTGCTGTATCAAAACGCCAATGTAACAGGTTGGTTGCTTCCGTTGTTTCCAACGGCGGGACAGATGCTGCTTTGGCACGCGGATGCGGCAGTTTTGCCGGAAACGCAGGCTGTATTTTTTGCGGGTGCCACTGGGTTTTCGGTTTGGAAAAGCATTGCGGTAGAGTTCTTATACATTGCTGTACTATATGTGGGCACAGCATTATACCTGCAAAAAGCGGATTTAATTGATTTTGTCAAGGAGGAAAACTGAATGTTAGCAGTTGATATGCATGAATATACAAAAATTATAAAAAAGCGTGAAATCCTGAAGAATGTCAATCTGCAGTTAGAGGCAGGCGGCATCTATGGACTGTATGGGCATAACGGTTCTGGTAAGTCCATGCTGATGCGCGCAATTTCCGGATTGATTATGCCAACCAGCGGGTCGGTCGCAGTCTTCGGCAAAGAGATTGGGAAAGAAGCTCCTTTTCCTGATGACATGGGTTTAATCATTGAGAATGTGGGGTTTTGGCCGCATTACACCGGATTTGAAAATTTAAAGGCGCTTGCTTCTATTCGCGGCAAACTGACAGATGGGGAAATACGGGATGTGATTGCCCGCGTGGGGCTTGACCCAACGGATAAGCGAACCTATCGAAAATATTCATTGGGAATGAAACAGCGGCTCGGAATCGCGCAGGCGATTATGGAACAGCCGAAACTATTGCTGCTGGATGAACCGACCAACGCACTGGACGAAGATGGTGTGGCACTGGTACGAAAAATCATTCGAGAAGAAAACGACCGCGGTGCAACTGTCATTTTGGCAAGTCATAATCAGGAGGATTTAACCAGCTTGTGCGCGAAGTTTTATAAAATGAACGATGGCGTGCTCAAAGAGGAGGCGCTGCAGGCATGAAAAAGAAATGGTATCTGATACCTGCCGCGCTTTTGCTTGTATGTGTCGTTTTGGCTTTTGCCGTACGAACCACTTACACGGACACGACAGCGCAGAGTGGACAGTTTGCCTATTCCTGTTCCACTTCCTTACAGCCGGTGCTGGATTCTCTGAAAGTTCAAAAAGTATCTGACATTCCTGAAAATCTGGTGCAAAATGCAGATGCAATTGTAAGGGCAAAGTTTGACGGCGACCGCACTTTCAGTACCAACGCATTTTTTTCGACCGTCAAGGTGACGCAGGTTTACAAGGGTTCGCAGAGCTTAAAGGGAACGGATTTGAGAATTGTTGAGGCAGTCGATTATTTTTCTTTTGTAAAGACTTTGAATGCGGGAGACAGTTTTTATATCCCTCTGCAAAAGGGAGATGACTATTTGCTGATTCTAAAAAAAGTACCGTTTCAGTCTTCAAGAAAGTTGACGGATTTTCAAAAAAATCAATATTATCCTTACACCCAGAGTGCGTTTGGCGCGTTCCGTATGGCGCAGGATAAACAAACGAAATTGTTCGGTAAAAATGACAAACGCACGCTGGATACTCTGCAGGGTTATGATGTCCCTGCAAGTGACCAGAAGTCGTTGGATGCTTATTATCAGGTAAAAGAAAAAGTGATGCAGCTTTTAAAAATATAGGAATTATCAATGCGAATATAGAAGGATATCGTGGGTTACAGAGCGTCGTCTGTGGATAAGGATGTGGGATGATTAATTCCAATTGTAAATTGGAATTATATTGGACTAAATGTAAATAAAAGAGAAAACCCATATCGTTTATCGCCAATTTACCATCACTTATCGTTTTGGTGTTGACTTTTGTGGAAAAAAGATGTATAATATTATTAAGAAATAGGAAATAAATCAAGTCACAAGAAACTATTTCTAACTTGTGTTTGTAAATATTCTGTACTTTTCAACGGCCGAAAAAGCATAGAATGTTTTACATAAAATGTTTAAAGAAGCGGTACATGAAATCAAATCAAAATTTTGAAAGGGGAATTTATCATGAAAAAAATCAGTAAAACAGTTGTTGCCATTATGGCAGCGGGACTCGTAACTTGCGCTGCAAGCCTTCCTGTGTTCGCATCACAGTATAAAAATTACAATATGTCGACTTCTAGTACAACATCAGGTCCTCATAAGTATATGAATAACAGTCCAACACACTATCAGATACAGTATGATAACACAATTAGTGGTGCTAATAGTGGAAGAGATTCCGCAGCGGTCAGTTGTTATAAAGATGAATGGACCTATGCCACTTTGAAGCCGGATGATCAGACACATCTTGGTAATGGCAGATGGTACCCTTGGTGGGCAAGCTGCGAAGCTGGAGATTACAACTTGGTTTTGACTGTGAAAGCAAGTGGCAGAACGCTTACCGCAACTGGGACAATACAGAATTTTTAGTTGCATCGTTCGTTAAAATAAGATGAATTGTCAAGACAAGTGCGTCAGTTTATGAAAACAATTCACATTGTTTTGCACGGAGAATTGCAAATCTGCGGTTCTCCGTGATTTTATTCGCAAAAAATGATTGGAGGCAGAAATTGTGCAGCTGTTTACGGAAAATATATATCGGGACTATGGGGACGGGGAAACGGTGGTTCATGCCCTGCTTCCAACAACGCTAACCTTTCAACCCGGGGAGCAAGCGGCTATCATTGGAGCAAGCGGTTCCGGAAAAAGCACGCTATTAAACTTGCTGGGTGGTTTGGACACGCCGACTGGCGGAATGGTACGCTATGGGGAAGAGAATCTGTATCAGATGAAAGCGGACGACCTCGCGCGCTTTCGCAGGCGGCACATCGGTTTTGTTTTTCAGGCATACAACTTGATTCCGGAGTTGACCGCCGAAGAAAACACTCTGGTGCCGCTTTTGTTGGATGGGCAGAAGAAGGAAGAGCCTTTCTTTACAGAGGTTACAGAAGCACTTGGTTTGCAAAATCGCATGACACACTATCCGGATGCACTTTCTGGGGGACAGCAGCAGCGTGTCGCCATCGCACGGGCGCTGATTCATCATCCAGATGTGCTGCTGTGTGATGAACCGACCGGCAATTTAGACAGTAAAAACAGTCAAGAAGTCATGGACTATTTATTTACGCTTTCGGAGAAATGGAGCATTACCCTTTTGGTGGTGACACATGATGCAAAAATAGCGCAGCGCTTTCCGCGTATCCTACATATTGAGGACGGACAGGTGGGCGGTGATCTGTCATGAGCGGAAACAGATTTTTGACGAAGCAGTACATGAAGCATCATCGCCGCCAGCAACTGGGGGCCATACTGATTCTCACGTTATTTGCTTCCGCAGTTTTGAGCATGTTGTTTTTAACGCAGTGCTTTCACGCTACAAATCAGCAGGCGGCCTATAACCACTATGGTTCCTTTGGCGGCCAGACAATTTTTGCCGATGCAAATAAAGTGGAGCAGAATCAGAAAAAGTTGGCGGCAGAGGGAGACGGCATCGTTTCCGTGCAGGCACAGGTGGAAACCAGTGACGCGACGGATGCTGTGTATATAGGCTATATGGACGAAAATGCACGAAAGCTGCGTGCGGTGCGTGTAAAAGAGGGCAGCTTTCCAACCAGTGCACAAGAAATTGCATTGGATCAGGATGCGTACTATCGTCTGAATTTAAATGTCAAGGTCGGTGATAAGGTTACATTAAAAACAGAAGCAAATGGCAAGACCCAATCAGAAACTTATACGCTGACTGGCATTTTATATGATTACTGTGACCATTGGAAAAAAATTGTGCAGGATATTTTGGTGCAATTCAAAAACGTATCCTCTACAGATCCAAAGCTGCCGTCTGTTTTGATCGGTGCAGTTCCGGAGAAAACGATCGCTACGCATCTCCTTTATCAAACGGAGGTGGAACGACCGGAATATGGTAGCACTTTTATATACAATATGGAGCTTCACAACGTAGAATACTACACAGAACAGCTTGACCGCTCTACCGCAAATGTTACCATGTTTATTGGTGGTTTCTTTTTGGTCTTAACCGTGTTTGGCACTTGGGTGTTGGCACACGTGACTCTGCAGAGTCGCGAAAAATTCACACGAACGCTGCAGAAAATTGGCTTGACACGCAAGGAACTGCGTACCCAGTTTTTGATGCAGGCAATGCTGTTGACGGGCATTGCGTGGATTTTCAGTATCCCCCTTTCTTTCGGCATTTTAGCAGTTGTACTGGCTCTTTCCTCAGCATGGGGTTCGCCTCTTCTGTTTTCAGTTTCGTGGTGGATGCCGCTTATTTCATTAGGGTTGCTGCTCACGGTAAGTATTCTTATCTTTTTACTGCAGGCGCGCAGTATGCAAAAAGGCAGGAGTAAAAGCAAAGAGAAAAAGCAGAAAAAAGCCAAGGCGGCACAAACGTTTACACAGTTATGGTCGAAACTTTATCGAAAGTCCCGGTATGGCCGTATGACGGCGCTGACGGTGCTTTGTTTTGGCTGTGTGCTGATTTTAGAGTTTGGTGCATTTTCGGGGGAAGCGGCTGCTGCCACACATTATTATGGTGTAGTGGATGCGTTGGGAACCATAGATTATCAGAGTTCCGTAGAGCAGGGCGCACAATATCCAAGCCTAATGGGAGCCAATCTGCCAAGAGACGCAGGGATGTCTGCAAAAAAACTTGCGCAGCTGCAAAATAGTTCTGACTTAGATGTGAAGTGTGCGTATATTAATAATTATCTTTTACCTGCATTCATTCGGGTTCAGAAGGGACATTCCACACCGCTTTTGGATAAACTTATGAAAGAGCATACCTATGAAAAAGATTATAATTCATCGAATGACGCGCAATGTGCGAAAGAAAATAAACAAGCAAAACAAGATTTCGGATATACGGATCAGGATATTCTCATTACCAAGCCAGAAATCATTGCGGTTGACCGTGAGACTATGAGAAAACTTCTGCAGGCCGCGCACCGAACCTGTACAGAAACGGAATTGGATGAATTTGTACAGGGCAAGAAAGTCTATTCCATGGGAACAGATTTTCAAAAGGGCGATTCTTTTACAATCTCAATGGCAATCGTACCGGTGGGCATAACCGAACAAAGCATCCATGGAAAAGGGAGAAATAAAGATTTTCGGGTTACTGTGCAGGGGAACTTTACGCTGCCGCAAAAATTATTTGGCAGTCCAGTCGCATTTCCCTACGGAACGCAACAGGGGAATCCTTCCATTGCAATATCGGCTGAGGCTGTGATGGC encodes:
- a CDS encoding ABC transporter ATP-binding protein, with protein sequence MLAVDMHEYTKIIKKREILKNVNLQLEAGGIYGLYGHNGSGKSMLMRAISGLIMPTSGSVAVFGKEIGKEAPFPDDMGLIIENVGFWPHYTGFENLKALASIRGKLTDGEIRDVIARVGLDPTDKRTYRKYSLGMKQRLGIAQAIMEQPKLLLLDEPTNALDEDGVALVRKIIREENDRGATVILASHNQEDLTSLCAKFYKMNDGVLKEEALQA
- a CDS encoding ABC transporter ATP-binding protein, which translates into the protein MQLFTENIYRDYGDGETVVHALLPTTLTFQPGEQAAIIGASGSGKSTLLNLLGGLDTPTGGMVRYGEENLYQMKADDLARFRRRHIGFVFQAYNLIPELTAEENTLVPLLLDGQKKEEPFFTEVTEALGLQNRMTHYPDALSGGQQQRVAIARALIHHPDVLLCDEPTGNLDSKNSQEVMDYLFTLSEKWSITLLVVTHDAKIAQRFPRILHIEDGQVGGDLS
- a CDS encoding ATP-binding cassette domain-containing protein produces the protein MTTIECKSVTKVIKKNTVIDHISLSMHSGKIYGLQGINGSGKTMLMRLISGLIYPTEGEVFINGKCLGKEITFPESLGLLLENPAFLDNYTGLQNLCQLASIKQLVTKEHIRSVIQEVGLDPDDPKKYKKYSLGMKQRIGIAAAYMELPDIVIMDEPTNALDTTGIELVKNILQEQKKRDALVIISCHDLSILRSMSDEIFLLCAGHVQDHIEAPFEKEVSA
- a CDS encoding DUF5028 domain-containing protein produces the protein MKKRVFAVLAVMLALFACAGRIAYVNGTAEKAPKTSYYVKGEELSIGKNIFDKYIDGEQADGYYVILTNAKLVPIEEFLQEYKLTKEKAMPKALRAEKENTMPAVDYIYEVKIHVTNKTNALVGKAGINLMRWDLLATDFSVQIQQELYTCLNPFAKGSLTFSVKKGASRDFILPYGICSSVISPEKLKQRNPSVIISEYPVRKMIKLV
- a CDS encoding ABC transporter permease, with translation MQDILVQFKNVSSTDPKLPSVLIGAVPEKTIATHLLYQTEVERPEYGSTFIYNMELHNVEYYTEQLDRSTANVTMFIGGFFLVLTVFGTWVLAHVTLQSREKFTRTLQKIGLTRKELRTQFLMQAMLLTGIAWIFSIPLSFGILAVVLALSSAWGSPLLFSVSWWMPLISLGLLLTVSILIFLLQARSMQKGRSKSKEKKQKKAKAAQTFTQLWSKLYRKSRYGRMTALTVLCFGCVLILEFGAFSGEAAAATHYYGVVDALGTIDYQSSVEQGAQYPSLMGANLPRDAGMSAKKLAQLQNSSDLDVKCAYINNYLLPAFIRVQKGHSTPLLDKLMKEHTYEKDYNSSNDAQCAKENKQAKQDFGYTDQDILITKPEIIAVDRETMRKLLQAAHRTCTETELDEFVQGKKVYSMGTDFQKGDSFTISMAIVPVGITEQSIHGKGRNKDFRVTVQGNFTLPQKLFGSPVAFPYGTQQGNPSIAISAEAVMAADPQLGYYSVWANRAHPNDAASSARASDLIHRVTTSSKGMGIIDREESIAAWQQKAQQEKWPVYALTLVLVAATLAAVTALNRIKLKSNLHSYALLCAAGMEPGRLQRNLVKDSIKSIGVGCIFGFCAATVFCVLLIQHYWYVPLLNIWLSAVLPLTLLCIVAILCITVVSSTATVRKMLKSSILASLSEQY